In the genome of Orcinus orca chromosome 13, mOrcOrc1.1, whole genome shotgun sequence, the window CTCTCAAAACGATGATCCAGGTGCCATCTGGGCTCCTTCCTGCCCTAAGATCAAAAAGACATTGgtcttgggcctccctggtggcgcagtggttgagagtccgcctgccgatgcaggggacgcgggttcgtgccccggtccgggaggatcccgcgtgccgcggagcggctgggcccgtgagccatggccgctgagcttgcgcgtccggagcctgtgctctgcaacgggagagtccgcaacagtgagaggccgtcgcaacaaacaaacaaacaaacaaaaagaccttGCCTTGAAGCCCAGGGTGGGtgttgggtggtggtgggagggactTATGTCCCCCTGGTCCCCGAGCCTGGATTTCTGTGTCCTTTACCTCCCATCAGCTAATGCAGGCTCAGCCCCTGCAGAGGTTACTCCGCTCAAGACAGGAGCCCTGGGGGCTGCCTAGTGCAGCATTGGCTCTCTCCGCCCCGCCCCATCCTCAGCTTCCTCCCTAATACTTCCTCTCACTGGCTTCTGGACTCAGagcatttttttggattccaaaGAGCCATCACACTTCTTCCAGAGCTTTTCCTTAAAAGTTTTCTCTTCCTGAGCCACCACGATGCTTAGCAAAATGAAGGGCTGCTCATTTCAGAGATAACAAGGCCTACCTAAGAGGCCTGTGGCAGACGCTTTCTCCCTCCTTTGTTCTGGTTAAGATGGCTGAGGGATTTCAAAAGCCATATCGCTAAGCCTCAAGGGTGAAAAAAAAGGTAAACCAAGAAAATGCTAGACACATGAGAACTAGGCTCTGCTCCCcagttcctctgtgtgtgtgtgtgtgtgtgtgtgtgtgtgtgtgtgagtgagagagagagagagagagagagagagagggaaacttCTTAAACTCGCATTTCTAGTGGAGAGCACAGGACAAGGTGGTTGAACCGGTCCTGAtgtctccttctctctgtccagCTACTGCGTCAGAGCCAGAACCCAGAGGAGCATTTTGGCTGCTGGGTTGGCCTGGCAGGAGCCACCTCTGGAAAAGCTCTGCCCTAAGGGTTCTGGGCTTCCTGGAAGGAAGGTGTGATTGGCTCATGGCCAGACTGGCCCTCGGGGGGAGTCTTCATGTCGTAATGAGGCTAAATAtctttctccaagcctcagtctccccagtcCTGTAGGAAGGTTGTTGAGGAGGGGGCTTTCTGAggatccatccacccatccacctacccatctattcatccaccccctccatccatctgtccatccaactatccctccatccctccttccacgcttccatccatccctccttccatgcttccatccatccatccacccacctacccacccacccacccatccacccacccatccacccacccatccacccatccatccatccatccacccatccatccacccatccatccatccatccatccatccacccatccatccatccctccatccatccatccctccatccacccatccatccatccatccacccatccatccatccatccatccatccatccatccatccatccatccctccttccatgcttccatccatccatccacccacctacccacccacccacccacccatccacccacccatccacccacccatccatccatccacccatccatccacccatccatccatccatccatccacccatccatccatccatccatccatccatccatccatccatccatccatccatccacccatccatccatccacccacccacctacccacccacccatccacccacccacccatccacccacccatccatccatccacccacccatccatccatccacccacccatccatccatccacccatccatccacccatccatccacccatccatccatccatccacccacccatccatccatccacccatccatccacccacccatccatccatccacccacccatccacccatccacccacccatccatccacccacccatccatccacccatccatccatccacccacccaaccacccacccacccacccatccatccacccacccatccatccatccacccatccatccacctacccacccacccatccacccatccatccctaCATCCCTCCATCCCTACATCCCTCCTTCcacccttccctccatccctccatccctccttccacccttccatccatccctccatccctccatccctccatccctccatccctccatccctccttccacccttccacccttccatccatccatccatccatccatccatccatccatccatccacccatccatccctccatctctccatctTTCCTCTTATTGTCACAAACATTTCTGGAGTGCCACCTCTGAGTCAGGCAGGCCCTGCCCTGAACAGTGGGGGAAACAGGTGAATTAAAGTGACTCCGCATCAGAAGAAATTCATGCTTCATTCAATCCATGAATGCCCAAAAGAATTGATTTATGGGTGGGAAGAGAGAGTGCTGCTTAAGGGAGCTACAGACCTGGGTTCGGATCCCAGCGTCCCCACCCACCAGCTGAGCTACCTGGGCACATTTCTgaagctctctgaaccttgtTTCCTTAGTAGTAGGAAGACGATGTCACCACGTGTCTCACTCGTGGAACTGAGCTCACAAGACTGAGTCTGGGGCTGCAAAGCGTGAGCTGGGTGAGTGGCACACCGCAGGGGCGGGGCGCTCTTGACATAGGTTGGGCACTCTTGACATAGGGTTGGGTTGTCAGGTACAAGACAGAACGCAGAgctgaatttgaatttcagataaataatgagTCCGTTTTCAGTATAAATACGTCCCCAGGATTGAGCATCCTCTATTGTTTACTTGCTAAATGTGACAACTCTACTGAGAGGCCATGTGCACCTGTCTGCCTGCCTGGACCCAGGACACCCGCCACCAGCCTCTGTAACCCCAGGTGTCTCATGGGTGGTCCTGAGCTTCTCAAGTCAACACTAACCCTCAACTTTCTAACCACTGGAACTAGAGGCTAACGATATACCACCAGAACTTTGACGTTGGAGTGGGTATAACACAATTGGTCACTAAAACGATTGTCGGTCACCATTTCCACAGCGAGACAGCAGTAGCGGGAAGCACAAAGAACCTCCTTCTTGGCGATTACATTTTGGGAATGGAAGGCAAGCTAGAACCATGTGGGTTAACACACTAGGGATTACCCTGTGGAGTAAATGCTCTGAAataagagagagagggatggcGTGCAGACATACCTCTTTCCCCACCACGTGCTGGATCTGTCTGTCCCTGCTTCCCCCCCAGGTCCCCACCTCACCTCCCTTGGGTCCTTCAGTTCCCCTCAGGCCCCAGACATCTGTTGTCTTCTCCTTTGGTCTCTGGAAAGCTGCCTCAgcttctctgatttttctttcccttggaaTCCATGGAGGAAGACCCCATTTCTTCTGGGAAGCCCAGTTCAATCCTCGTTTGTGTCTAGCCTGGTCATTAGCATTTACCTGTGTGGCTGCTTTGTTTCATATACATACTTATTTATGAGGACCTATTGGCAAAGAGGGACATGTAGGACTCCTATCTTGTTAAAAATTGCAGGGCACCCTTTCCACCAGCCGCTGCCCAGCATTTCCCATTCCCATGATTGGCATCTGAACTTTCCTGTCAAGTGATTCACTAATGAGAGGAGGGGAGTTGATGTCATTTGGGTGGAATGCTGCGATGCTCCTAAGGCGGGCGCACATCGGATAGAATGTGTGGAGGAgggagggcggggtggggtgtTTCCAGAGGGGAGTCAGCTAGGCACAAATAGACCAGGTCTTGGCAGGGACGGAGGTCAAGGGATCTGGGAAGGGAGGTGAAGATGCCTCGTGTTCAGGTGCCTGTGAAGTAGGTGCTTCCCGGCACCTCTGCCTACCATCTCCTACATGCAGCCGCCTTCCCAGAGTTCCCTGTCCCCTAAGGGCTGGTTGCTTGAGAAGCCTgcggtggggcggggggcgggggggtgtctCACCTCCCTTCTCACACTTCATCATTCTCCAGacaggcctggggagggaggtTGGATCCAGAGGGCTTGCCCGAGTACAGACAATGGGTTCTGGGtgcactccctccctctctctgggtGATAAGACTATAGCAGGGCTCTCCCCTGGGATGGAGAGAAAGAGCCTCGAATGATGACTGAGGCTGAGCTAAAGGAGTTGGAGACGCATAGGAGGAGCAGAGTTCAAATCTATTGGCTTCAGAGCATCAAATACAAGATTAAAAGTAAGAAACGGCCCCACCTCTTGGGAAGTCCCAGTCTATTGGGGAGGCCAGCTGAGAACTCAGTGGTAGATGGGCCCTTCCTGGGGTCTAAAAGTTCCAAATCCTGAAGCCCCAATTCAGCAATTACAGTTTCTTGCTGTGCTCACAGTGAAGAACATGAGGATTGGAACAGAGGGAGCAGTAAAAGCCCAGAAAGGGATTCTGGTTttgagagacttttttttttaacgtctttattggagtgtaattgctttacaatgatgtgttagtttctgctttataacaaagcgaatcagttatacatatacatgtgttcccatatctcctccctcttgcgtctccctccctcccatcctccctatcccacccctctaggtggtcacaaagcaccgagctgatcttcctgtgctatgcggctacttcccactagctatcgattttatatttggtagtgtatatatgtccatgccactctctcacttcgtccccgCTTACCCTCTGAGAGACTTTTGGGACGATGCTTTCAAGGGGAGTTAGAAACTTAAATTCGTGCGGGTCGTTTCTCTCGGGCGCCTCCTGAAAGAAGGAACAGTGCTCGGCCGAGGTTTCTGGGTGACCTTAAACAGAAGGACCCCACCCAGCCTTTGTTTCCCAGCTCTGAGTGTTCCCGTTGATTGAGTGTCTCGTGGTGGGCCATGAAGTAGGTGGGAGTGAGTATCAGGAAGTTACACATGGTTACAAGTCAGgagcaggggtgtgtgtgtgtgtgtgtgtgtgttcacgcgTGTGTGTGCTTTTGTTCCCCCAAATATTTCAGAATGGCTTACACGTACACACAGTCCTCAAAATAGAGATATGTgagtgaggaaagtgaggcaaagggaaaataaaagctgTGACGTGGTCTGGGGTGCACTTAGTACAGGAAATGCGTGCACAGGGCCTGTGGACTTAACCTACACTTCCTGAGGGCCAGTACCGAGGGAAAACAGGTCGAGTTACGAGTTTCACAGTGTCCACAAGCCAGTTGTTCTGAAGAAGCAGGGCCACCCCGAAAGCCCTGTAACCTGGGCACCACACGCAGGGGATGGAGATGCGCGCTTCTAGAAAACGCCCCATGAAAATCCTTGGCCACATCCGATTAGGCCCGGTGCAGAGTGCCAATGTGGCCAACGCGCTGGGCAGCTCTGAGCAGGTGTGGGGCAGCCCCAGCTTCCCGCTCCCCAGAAGGCAGCAGTCTCCTCCCTGTGCGGCAGGTCTGCCCCGTGGGCTGAAACCTCCTCATGCAGCAGCCCAGGCTGGGCTTCCTCCTGAGCCAGGCTGCATGGCTGTAACTGAGAACCGGCCAGTGAGCGTGGCAAGGATGCAGGCCCCCAAAGACAGGAGCCGTGGGAGGTGGAAACAAGACCAGCTGTGGCCTTTCATTCCTGGCTCCCTGCTTCTCCCTCGAGTCTGTCCCATTCCCCTCACCTCCAGTCCAGGTCTGTTTGGCTCCCACGTACATTGGTTTCCCCATCCTTTTTTTTGGTTTGCCGCTACTttcccactatttttttttctttttttttttttgctccccctcccccctcgccCTCCCCCCTTTCCCGCTATTTTGAGACATTTCCACCTTCTGCTCCTGCTACCAACCATCTTAGCCTTGACATTCTCCAATCCAGGTTCCCCAAAGAAGGGTCTGGCTTGCCCAGTTCATCTCTTTCAGCTCAGCCACTCGGGCCACCCTCAGCCACCAGACGAGTGTCTTTGGGGCAGGTGCGAGCAGTTGCAGTTGTGGGTCAGACGGCGTGTGTGGCGCACTTCTCACCCCCTCAGGGCTGCGGAGGGCAGCGGCCCTTGGCCTGGGTTATGGATGTGGCAGGCGCTCGAAACCACGTGTAACTCACTGGACGTGTGCTTCCAGGGGCTGAGAGCCCAGCGCTAACCTGCCTTTGCTTTGGGTACTTCCAGGGTAGATGTGGGGTCCCAGTCACCCCCCTGGCCGGCGACCCCTCTGATCAACACAATGGACTTGTGAAGGCGGACGCTTCTGGGGACTCCTGTGCAGCTTTACTCTGTGGAGGATGGGTGACGACGGACTCTGTGAACACCCCAAACCCATGGAATTGCTCGACATCTGTTTGGGAGACCACATGCAGCTCCACCCAGGAGCACACCTGAGGCAGACACGCGGCCACCCTGGCCCTCTCGGACCTTGCAGGGAGCAGACCTGGGCCTCTGACCCTCCTGATTCCACGAGGCAAGATGTTCATCCCAGGGGCTCCAGCCCAGAGCCCGCGCACCCGGGGAGCGACTCTTcccaggagggggcagggcagaaaGCGGCATTCCCCCGGTCACCCCGGGACAGCCATCCTCTGGGGAGCCCGAGGCAGAGCCAGAGCACGTCCACCCAGGTGGTGTTCTGGGCGGGCATCCTGCAAGCCCAGATGTGCGTCCTGGACCTTCAGGAGGAGCTAGAGAAGACGGAAGGGATCAGAGCTGAGCTGAGATGCTGCCTCCCCACGGCGTCTCCTGacctccccactttcccctccaGCCCGATGGGACCCCGGGACTCAGGCCTCCACCGCAGCACCCCCGTGGACGTGCACGGGGCCTCGGGGGAAGAGAGCAACGGGCCTGAAGGGGAGAACCGGAAGCCGGCATCGCCGAGGGAGGGCGCGCCAGAGTCGTCCCCGGAGTGGGGTCCCGAGGAGGAGAGCATATTCTTTGACAACCCCCTCTTCCTGGAGAGCCCTTCCTCGGCCCCCAGTGTGTCTGAAGCGCGCTTTTCCTGGGGGTTCTCAGATCCCTGCGCAGATGTGAGGACCGGGCCCCAGAGCCCGCAGACCCTGGAGCCCTCACCCCCAGGAGGCAGTGTGCCGTGGGAGCTGGGCAGGGAGCCGGATCTGGGGGACAGCGCAGTGGATCCCAGCGGGCACACCACACCGCCATTCCCTGTGCCCACCTGCAGGCTGCACTCCTCCTCCTGGGCTGTGGTGGGCACCACCGAGGGGGCTCCCGCAGCACCTCCCGGCCAGGAGGAGAGCGAGGTAAGCAGAGCCCTGGGAACCAACCCCAGGCTGTGCATGGGGACACGGAAGGAAGGGCCTTCCTCTGTGGTCACCAGGCCCAGAACTCTCTTCCCAGGTGCTGGGGCCTTTGGGGATCCTGGAGCAATAGCGCAGAAAGGCAGGCCCAGCGTGGCCTTCAGAATTAGAGGGAATTTTACGGGCGCCATCCTGTCAACTGAACATGACGGCAACAGCTTGAAGACATTCCTAACTGTAACAGGGCAGCGGTCAGCCTGCTGGGGTGACCTCTGCCCCTAGTGGGGAGATGTCTGCTTTAAGAGTCCTCTCTTTTGGGGAGAGATTGCAGCATTTTGTTACTTTTAGCTCACGTGAGTCAGTGCGTCCAGTGTCACCCGATCAGGCCCACGTGACGATGGCAGAGGTCTTGATATCAACTGGCACAAGACGTAGGGACAAGTTATGTGAGCGCATTTTTCCCAGGGAGGCCTCTGCTTAAGAGATAAGGAAACTCAACATGGCAGAGCAGGGCTGTAACTTTCTAATCTCTGTGGTCCCAGAGAGCAACGGGGAAGAGCTCATAACCAGAGCAGCTCTCAGCTGACCCCGAGatcagaggagctgctgacaCCGCCCAGGCCCCTCCACCCACAGGCTGGGGTCCCTGTGCAGGGCAGCTGTGCCTGTGTCCTGTGATGTGCATTCTGGGGCCTGGTTGCTCTAGGGCCCCTGGAGTCCTCAGAGGGAGGCCTGGGAGCCCTGTCCTGGGAGCCGGCTGTTTGCGCTCATCTGGGATGGCAGggcccagcccagtgcctgggggCTGTCCCCCTCTCTACAGCACAGCCCCTCCTTGGGCAGATGCTGCATGAGACAGGACCATCTGAGCAGACAGAGCAGAGAAGACTAGAAGTCAGTGAGCATGGATGAGGCCCCAAGGCTGGAACGGAAGGCCCTGGGAGCAGTTTCCCTTGGGCaaacctctctcttctcctttgcttCCCTAGACCCCTCTGGGAGCCAGTCTTGCCCCTGCCCCGTCTGCAGCATCCTGTGTGGACAAAGCATTGAGCTGGGAAACAGAACGTGTGGGATCTGATGCCAGCCCTGCCACGTGTcctgtgcaaccttgggcaagtcacttcccctctctgggcctcaacttTTCCATCTGTAAAGAAGGAACATGAAGCCAGTGATTTCCAGGGCTCAGCACCAGCACCCCTAGGATGTGGGTCCCATCTGGGGTGCCACTTCTGAACTGAGGCCCAGACCAGGGTGTGAGGTCTGGGTGGGAGGAcagcagggaggggggagggcccTGTATACTCAtggtccctcttccctccctcccctcccccatgccttCACTGCCCCCTTCACCTCTCAGTGCCTCCGGGGCTCACAGATGCGTCTGTGTCTCTCTCAACAGGCCCTGCCCAGTCACGAGGGCTGGCAGACCAAGGAGGTTCCTTCCTGGCCCCAGGGGCCTCTTCGCCCCCAGGACAGAGGTGAGATCCAATATGGGGTCTGGGAAATTGGGTGGTTGGAGGCTTTGGAATCTGGAGTGGGGACAGAGGGCCTTCCCCAGGGGTGTCATTAAGGAGTCCCCTTGTTTTGTGTTGGAGCCAGACAGACTTGGGCTTAAATCCTGCTTCTGCCTCTGGCTTCATCAGTACGATGGGTTTTAAAATACTCATCTCATAGAGTAAATGAAGAAATGTACAAAAGTCCCAGCCGTTTGGATGCCTGGGTCTCAGTGGTTTAGCAAGCCCTGAAACCCCGGTTACCTTGGGGCTGAAGTTCTGGGAGTCGTCTGCCCGCTGTCCCTACGTGTGGTGTGTCACTGCCCGACAGGGGACAGAATGTGCCTCTCCAGGGAGGAGCCCTGGGACGGGGGAGCTGCTGGGGGTGGCAGCCCAGGCTgctccctggctctgccccttggCCCTCAGCCTACCCCTCGTCCCGTGCCAGCTTCACTCTACACTTTTCCTCAGGTGACAGGTTTGCAGAGCGTGCCCAGGAGTCTGCTCCCTGCACCGTGTCCCCTGGCCCCCGGGGGAGCCCAGCCTCTTCGTCGGAGCCGAGCAGCCCTGAGTCTGAGGCCAGAGGCCCCAGCCCCCGGCCCAGCCCCCTGTCCTCCCAGGAAGGCAGCCCGCAGCTCTGGGGCCGCCACCGGGGCAGCGTTCTTTCCACGTGGATGCTAGGTACTTCAAGCCCTTCATTCCTGGAGACAGATGGGGCAGCGCCAACTTccctggagagagagaaggcaggagaggcccCAAGCCCAGGGAAGGAAGTAAAGAGTGACGGCCCAGCTGGGACTGCCGAGGCTGGAGCCAGGCAGCCCGACGTTCTCTTGACCTCTACAGAAGGGTGAGTGTCGTTCTAACCACCCTCTGCCTCCTAACGATGCAGGCATCTAAGAGTACCCGGTatgattctcttcccatataggtccTTACAAaatagtatagttccctgtgctatacagtaggtccttgttgtttatctattttatatacagtagtgtgtatctgttcatcccaaactcctaatttatctctccctgcctccccaaccctttcccctttggtaaccataagtttgttttctatgtctgtggatctatttctgtttcgtgAATAAATTCagttgtatccttttttttttaagattccacatataagtgatagcatatgatatttgtctttctctgtctggcttacttcacttagtatgataaactctaggtccatccgtattgctgtaaatgacattatttcattcttttttatggctgagtaatattccagtgtgtgtgtgtgtgtgtgtgtgtgtgtgtgtgtgtgtgtgtgtgtacatatacataccacatcttctttatctactcatctgttgatggacatttacgttgttttcacgtcttggctattgtaaatagtgctgctgtgaacattggggtgcatgtgtcttttcagattatagttttctctgggtctatgcccaggagtggtattgctggatcatacggtaactctagTTTTTTAGGGACCCTCCATTCTCTTCTCcattggctgcaccaattcacattcccactccagtgtgcaggagggctcctttttctccacacactctccagcatttactatatgTACACTTTTGGTTGATGTTCATTCTGACTGGAGGCAGGTGACGTGAGAAAAGCACATTGGGACTTAACATACTAATATCTGTTAAGCCAGGATTATATGACTGGAGGGTCTGGTAGCACAAGAAACCAAAGAGCAGACAGTCATCCACGTGGGGCAGGACTTGAATGTGTCGAGGCAGAGCCAGGGAGACGTGTCCATGGCTGGACACCAGGAGAGGACCAGGGGTGTGTGCAGCGAACCTGACCTGTGCCCAGAAAAATGGGGGCCATGCTAGGCAggtctggggagagggaaggtcagAGCTTGTGATGTGGGGATTACGTGCCGCTTTGAATTTGAGGATGTGTCTGGGAGGCCCAGGGCGCTGACTCGGATCTCAGGGGAAGCCGGAGCAGCAAGGAGAGTTTGATTGGGACCAAAGGAATGGTGGATCTTGGGGTCCATAGCAGAACTAAGTAACCCTAGAACTGTGACCAGGGGTAGGAATAGTCCAACTGGAAACCATCCTAGATGTCCACCTGCCCCAAGGATGCTGCGTGAAGGCTGTCAGCCCCTAGGATCTCTACATGGGGAAGGGGTTTTGTTGGCCAAACAGGGGTCATATGAAAGAGACCAGGGGAAACTAGTGATGGTTCAGGTCGTGGACCTAGTGTTGGACTAACTGGAAGGTTAACTCCACTCCCATCTCGAAGTCATTGGGTGATGGTGAACCCCAGGCAGTGCCAGAAACCAGAGATACCAAAGAAGCCTCTTCTGCAGCTGGAAAGCTACACTGTCCCTGAAGAAGTTCAGACTAATCAGAAGAGTCTCTAGGTGTCTAAAAAGAGAGGGTTCATGATACCCCAAATTAAAGTGAATTCAACCCCAAAGAAAAGTAAATCCACCTAAAATGAGAACCATACTTTCAtagtaaataatgaaaaaaggttTAATTGATGCTTTTCTTGGTAAATGGCACTAAATATtacataagtaaatttatttaatcttataTTTAATACACTATAGGAAATTAATTCTCCTGGCCTAATTTGGTGGCTCAATGAGATGTCTCTCATTCATCCTTAACTTTCACAGTGAGGTCATAAGGGTCTATTTaacttatcattttattttattgttttattgtcgGCCGCACTGAggtggcatgtggaacttccccaaccagggatcgaacctatgccgcctgcagtggaagtgtggagtcttaaccactggaccaccagggaagtcctattttattttatttttttatatcagctttattaagatataattcacatactatacaatccatccatttaaagtatacaattccaTACCAATTTATATTTGCCCTGTGGGGTGTTTTTCCTCAAAGTGCCTTCCCATCTAGATATTATTTGAGTAACAACACTCACTgactaggtctttttttttttttttagatgttgggggtaggagtttattaattaattaatttatttttgctgtgttgggtcttcgtttctgtgcgagggctttctctagctgtggcaagcgggggccactcttcatcgcggtgcgcaggcctctcactatcgcggcctctcttgttgcggagcacaggctccagacgcacaggctcagtagttgtggctcacgggcctagttgctccgcggcatgtgggatcttcccagaccagggctcgaacccgtgtcccctgcattagcaggcagattctcaaccactgcgccaccagggaagccctgtctaggTCATTTTTGTAAAAGTATTTGAGGGCTTTGTCAGCTGATAATCTAAGTAGCTCTCTTTAGATGTGACAAGCGTGTCATTATTGTCATTTTCTCCTCTTCGGTTGTTCACGGGACTAACTCTTCCCGTTCCTCACTTGTCAGTGGCTTCCCAGGTGATCCCTGGAATCTTCCAGCATCACTTTCACGGCCTTCACAGAATCCTTTCCGGCAAGATTTGTAACTTCACTTTTCAGTTGGTTTCCATTACGTTTGCCCTGCCTTGTTGGATGTGGACGAGCCTTAGGAAGCCTCAGGAATCTGATCGGCCCTGAGCTCTGGGGCTGCTGGGCTCTGCCTGGACTCTGGCCCTCCTTCCAGGGGCTTCCTCCACGCCCTGGTGCTCAGTGGGGAGACCCAGGAACGCGAGCGGATCCTCTACCAGTTCTCCAAGCGCTTCTATCACTGCAAAGACGCTGACCCCGTTGGGGGCAGAGACGTACATTTGTGTTAAGTGGAAAGGGCTGTCAGGTGCAGCTGCATTTTATAAGTGGGCAGTCTGT includes:
- the PSD4 gene encoding PH and SEC7 domain-containing protein 4 isoform X1, whose product is MGDDGLCEHPKPMELLDICLGDHMQLHPGAHLRQTRGHPGPLGPCREQTWASDPPDSTRQDVHPRGSSPEPAHPGSDSSQEGAGQKAAFPRSPRDSHPLGSPRQSQSTSTQVVFWAGILQAQMCVLDLQEELEKTEGIRAELRCCLPTASPDLPTFPSSPMGPRDSGLHRSTPVDVHGASGEESNGPEGENRKPASPREGAPESSPEWGPEEESIFFDNPLFLESPSSAPSVSEARFSWGFSDPCADVRTGPQSPQTLEPSPPGGSVPWELGREPDLGDSAVDPSGHTTPPFPVPTCRLHSSSWAVVGTTEGAPAAPPGQEESETPLGASLAPAPSAASCVDKALSWETERVGSDASPATCPVQPWALPSHEGWQTKEVPSWPQGPLRPQDRGDRFAERAQESAPCTVSPGPRGSPASSSEPSSPESEARGPSPRPSPLSSQEGSPQLWGRHRGSVLSTWMLGTSSPSFLETDGAAPTSLEREKAGEAPSPGKEVKSDGPAGTAEAGARQPDVLLTSTEGLPESPVPHAQPPEEGQRPPAGGKVENGVRTDKVAWNLASRLYRLEGFRKSEVAAYLQKNNDFSRTVAEKYLSFFQFGGQSLDRALRGFLHALVLSGETQERERILYQFSKRFYHCNPGLFSSVDCVHTLTCAVMLLNTDLHGQNLGKSMSCQEFITNLSGLRDGGNFPKELLKALYWSIRSEKLEWAVDEEDAARPEKAQPSLLAGKTSNPFLQLVQDPTAPTYKQGILARKMHQDADGKKTPWGKRGWKMLHTVLRGMVLYFLKGEDHGLEGESLLGQMVDEPVGVHHSLATPATHYTKKPHVFQLRTADWRLYLFQAPTAQEMTSWMARINLAAATHSAPPFPAAVGSQRKFVRPILPVGPAQSSLEEQHRSHESCLDAASDDLLDLQRNLPERRGRSRELEDYRLRKEYLEYEKTRYETYLQLLVARLHCPSDDLDLWEEQLGKEAAGPQESKPSLKKSHSSPSLHLDEAPTMAKVKRNISERRTYRKIIPKRNRNPL
- the PSD4 gene encoding PH and SEC7 domain-containing protein 4 isoform X2 translates to MGDDGLCEHPKPMELLDICLGDHMQLHPGAHLRQTRGHPGPLGPCREQTWASDPPDSTRQDVHPRGSSPEPAHPGSDSSQEGAGQKAAFPRSPRDSHPLGSPRQSQSTSTQVVFWAGILQAQMCVLDLQEELEKTEGIRAELRCCLPTASPDLPTFPSSPMGPRDSGLHRSTPVDVHGASGEESNGPEGENRKPASPREGAPESSPEWGPEEESIFFDNPLFLESPSSAPSVSEARFSWGFSDPCADVRTGPQSPQTLEPSPPGGSVPWELGREPDLGDSAVDPSGHTTPPFPVPTCRLHSSSWAVVGTTEGAPAAPPGQEESETPLGASLAPAPSAASCVDKALSWETERVGSDASPATCPVQPWALPSHEGWQTKEVPSWPQGPLRPQDRGDRFAERAQESAPCTVSPGPRGSPASSSEPSSPESEARGPSPRPSPLSSQEGSPQLWGRHRGSVLSTWMLGTSSPSFLETDGAAPTSLEREKAGEAPSPGKEVKSDGPAGTAEAGARQPDVLLTSTEGLPESPVPHAQPPEEGQRPPAGGKVENGVRTDKVAWNLASRLYRLEGFRKSEVAAYLQKNNDFSRTVAEKYLSFFQFGGQSLDRALRGFLHALVLSGETQERERILYQFSKRFYHCNPGLFSSVDCVHTLTCAVMLLNTDLHGQNLGKSMSCQEFITNLSGLRDGGNFPKELLKALYWSIRSEKLEWAVDEEDAARPEKAQPSLLAGKTSNPFLQLVQDPTAPTYKQGILARKMHQDADGKKTPWGKRGWKMLHTVLRGMVLYFLKGEDHGLEGESLLGQMVDEPVGVHHSLATPATHYTKKPHVFQLRTADWRLYLFQAPFASLSAEKNHKWGSTTSASGRTSLAFVGSES